The window CAAAGCGTTGCTTTAGGCCTTAAAAATGGAAAAAGCCCGATTCCCTTTCGGGAATCAGGCTTTGCATTAGTGCAGAGAGGAAGGGATTCGAACCCTCGAAACGTTGCCGTTTACACGCTTTCCAGGCGTGCGCCTTCGACCGCTCGGCCACCTCTCTAAAACGAAATGCAAGATTACGACTTTAACTCGCTTCTTGCAAATAAGAAATCATTCTGTCACCTCCCCACGCAAGGATTTTTCAAAATAATGCTTGAAGTCAGCAAGTGTTGTGGTGTAATTCAATAAGTACATCATTTTGGCCAGCGCAGTTTCCGTGGTCATGTCTTTACCAGACACCATCCCAATAGCTTTAAGCTGTACACTGGTTTCATATTTCCCCATGTCCACAGCACCTCCACGGCATTGGGTCACGTTTACAATATAAACGCCTTTATCAAGAGTTCTTTTCATCGCATCGACAAACCATTGCTCACTAGGGGCGTTCCCGCTGCCATAGGTTTCCAGTACGATGCCTTTCAATTCAGGAATATTACAAATCGCATTGACCACCTCAGGGGTTATTCCAGGAAACAGTTTGAGAATGACGACATCATTGACAAAATCAGGGCGGTAAAACATCTTGTACTCATCTTCAGGAAGCTGTGGTTGGTTCGCTTTCGCGAAAGCGAACTCATCAAAAGTTCCCTGCCATAAAAGATTCTGATCAATATTGAGATGTACCCCACTTATCGCTAGCGGCGGATAGTTAGGTGACATAAATGCTTCAAAATGATCTGCACTCACCTTAGCTGTCCGGTTTGCGCGATACAACTGATATTCAAAATAAATGCAAACTTCTCTAATGATAGGCCTACCGTTTTGAATCTGGGATGCCAGCTGTATGGTGGTAATTAAATTTTCCTTAGCATCTGTTCTTAAGTCGCCTATAGGCAGCTGTGAGCCTGTTAGAATAATAGGCTTAGTCAAGTTCTCAAACATAAAGCTCAAGGCACTGCCGGTGTACGCCATAGTATCACTACCATGCAAGACAACAAAGCCATCAAAATCATCATAGCGCTCATGAATCATCTCTCCCAGCCGCTGCCAGCTTTTCAAGTTCATGTTAGAGGAATCTATGGGATGAGTATATGAGATTGTACTGATCTCGCAGTCCAGTTGTCGCAACTCTGGTATATGCAGGAGGAGTTCTTCAAAGTTAAATGATTTAAGAGCCCAGGTTTCTGGATCCTTCATCATCCCAATCGTACCGCCAGTATATATAAGAAGAATTCTAGGCTTCATAAGCAAGTTCTAGCTCTTCTTTATTAATGACCGGTCGGGCATACATATTTAAAAAACTTTTTACTGCTTCTGGATCTTTCATGTCAACTCGCAGGCGCAAACGGCGTTCGAATTGTTTTTGATCTTTATCGGTATAATGCTCTGTATATGACTGAGTATCGTTGAGCAAATCAAATGCGATATAATTTGTAGGCCACAAACGGTAATTACTTTGAATCACACGATCCAGCTTGCTGACCACGTGTTGTAGCAATTGATTGACCGCCTCATCATCCTTAGTTTTCAATTCCAGAGGTTCAGAAGCATGTATATGGATGTGCTTTTTCTGACCTAGCGCTCCCTTAAGAATGCTATTGAAATCTTCGTTTTCAGACTTGATGTATTCTTTTTGGGCTTTTTTGGCCAGTAACTCGGGTACTTTGAGAATATCTGTAGGATCGTATTCATACGATATGGAGACTGGAACTATTTTGAGGCTGTTGAGATACTCTGCAACGGGTCGTTTGCCAGCAGCTAGGGCTATCATTTTCAAAACCCCCTGCTCCGTCACATCATTGCCATCTTTTGTACGTCCTTGTCGTTGAGCAATCCAGACACTGCGATTTCTTTCTTTAAGCAAATATTCTACATATTCACTAAGGTTCTTACTACTCATTAAAGTCTCTCGAGGAGTACCGCCACGCTTCACAATAAAATTGCGAGTCAATTTACTTAACGCGTTTACAAAAGGACGTTGCACCAGATTGTCACCTATCGCACTTGCAGTACGGATCAAATCGTAATTGAATAGAGTAAGATTGATCAAACACGTATCTAAAACGATATCTCGGTGATTAGAAATGTACAGATAGGATTGCTCTGGATCTAATTTATCAAATCCAGTAGTCGTCAATCCTGCAGATGTTTCTTCTAACACCCGTTTTACAGTTACAGAAATGACCTCACGCTGAAAGTCGTTAACTGTTTTACAAGAAAGGACGATCTCCTTAATCTCCTCGTCCGTTTTATCTGGGAAGGTGTATTGAAAAAGCGTCTTGATCATAGGGTGACGCACAGCACTCTTTAGGGCAACGCCCACTTCTTCCTCATTAAAGTACCGTATATCATCAAATTGCACCAAAAGTCTATCTATTTAAACCTCAAAAATACGGATGTTCTGCCCTACACGCCGAAGACTTCACGAGAATTTAAGGTGGTGATGCGTGCAACCTCTTCTACCTCTAACCCATAAATTTCTGCCACTTTAATCGCGACCCTCTCTATATAGGCGCTTTCATTGCGCTTACCGCGGTAAGGCACTGGCGCTAGGTAAGGAGCATCTGTCTCTAAAACAATCTGTTCTATGTCGATTTGATCTAGAAACTGATCAATTTTTCCATTCTTAAAAGTAACCACCCCACCTATGCCTAATTTCATTCCATAGGCAATGGCAAGTTGAGCTTGCTCCAGCGTTCCAGTAAAACAATGAAAAATTCCTTTTAATCTCCTCCCTTGATGTGATTTAAGCACCTCAAAAACTTCATCAAACGCATCCCGGCAATGAATCACAATCGGCAATTCATACTCCAGCGCCCATTCGATTTGTTGATGAAAGGCTTGCATCTGCAAGTCGCGAGTGGACTGATCCCAGTATAAATCAACACCTATCTCACCAACGGCTACATAATCACCAGTGGCCAACTCCTCTTTTACATGCTGCAATTCCTCTGCATGATTTTCTTTTACATGGGTGGGATGTAAACCTGCCATAAGAAACATATGATCTGGGTAATTCTGCTTTAATTCTCGCATACCTGCGGTGTATGCAGAATCTATTGCAGGAATGAAAAATCGGCTCACTCCAGCTTCGAATGCTCGTTGAATCATGCTCTCGCGATCTTCATCAAATTGCTCGCTGTATAAATGTGTATGCGTATCAGTTAAAATCATCATGCAAAGGTACGGGATGGTAAAGTGGCTGTAAAATCAATTCTAGGCTTATAGATTTATAGCTAAGGCTTAAGACTGTTTTTTATTTCGCTTTCGCGAAAGCGAACTTATCTTCACACTCTATTTTTATCTATGGCATCGATTAAAAAGATTTTAAAGGAACAAGGTTACATTGCACACCGCATACGCATTGCTAAAAAGAGCAGCCATATCGTTACCAAAGCACAACTTAACGGTCATCCTGGTAGGTTCATTATTGATACCGGTGCGAGTGCTACTTGTGTAGATCAAGCGCTTTACAAGGAATTTCAATTGACTACGGAGTTTATGGAGAAACAAATAGGTACAGCCAGCGGCTCCTTACGGCCACGAGTTTCTTATAAAAATACACTAGAATTGGGTGACTGGAGCGATGAAGATGTGACCTTACTTTCTATGGACATGAGCTTTGTCAACAGTGCTTTGAAAGCAGAGGGTATGCGATCTGTTCAAGGATTACTAGGTGCCGATTTTCTAATCGCAAGCGCCGCCATTATTGATTACCGCAGTAAATGGTTGTTTTTGAAATTATAGAGTGATCGTAAAAGAACCTTGAGTGACCACCACATTTCCTGGAGGTCCAGACTCAAACTTAAACAAACCACTATATCGACCTGCCGCGCGATTCACAATAGAAACATCT of the Nonlabens marinus S1-08 genome contains:
- a CDS encoding TatD family hydrolase, whose amino-acid sequence is MILTDTHTHLYSEQFDEDRESMIQRAFEAGVSRFFIPAIDSAYTAGMRELKQNYPDHMFLMAGLHPTHVKENHAEELQHVKEELATGDYVAVGEIGVDLYWDQSTRDLQMQAFHQQIEWALEYELPIVIHCRDAFDEVFEVLKSHQGRRLKGIFHCFTGTLEQAQLAIAYGMKLGIGGVVTFKNGKIDQFLDQIDIEQIVLETDAPYLAPVPYRGKRNESAYIERVAIKVAEIYGLEVEEVARITTLNSREVFGV
- a CDS encoding asparaginase, which encodes MKPRILLIYTGGTIGMMKDPETWALKSFNFEELLLHIPELRQLDCEISTISYTHPIDSSNMNLKSWQRLGEMIHERYDDFDGFVVLHGSDTMAYTGSALSFMFENLTKPIILTGSQLPIGDLRTDAKENLITTIQLASQIQNGRPIIREVCIYFEYQLYRANRTAKVSADHFEAFMSPNYPPLAISGVHLNIDQNLLWQGTFDEFAFAKANQPQLPEDEYKMFYRPDFVNDVVILKLFPGITPEVVNAICNIPELKGIVLETYGSGNAPSEQWFVDAMKRTLDKGVYIVNVTQCRGGAVDMGKYETSVQLKAIGMVSGKDMTTETALAKMMYLLNYTTTLADFKHYFEKSLRGEVTE
- a CDS encoding 1-acyl-sn-glycerol-3-phosphate acyltransferase; protein product: MQFDDIRYFNEEEVGVALKSAVRHPMIKTLFQYTFPDKTDEEIKEIVLSCKTVNDFQREVISVTVKRVLEETSAGLTTTGFDKLDPEQSYLYISNHRDIVLDTCLINLTLFNYDLIRTASAIGDNLVQRPFVNALSKLTRNFIVKRGGTPRETLMSSKNLSEYVEYLLKERNRSVWIAQRQGRTKDGNDVTEQGVLKMIALAAGKRPVAEYLNSLKIVPVSISYEYDPTDILKVPELLAKKAQKEYIKSENEDFNSILKGALGQKKHIHIHASEPLELKTKDDEAVNQLLQHVVSKLDRVIQSNYRLWPTNYIAFDLLNDTQSYTEHYTDKDQKQFERRLRLRVDMKDPEAVKSFLNMYARPVINKEELELAYEA
- a CDS encoding retropepsin-like aspartic protease, yielding MASIKKILKEQGYIAHRIRIAKKSSHIVTKAQLNGHPGRFIIDTGASATCVDQALYKEFQLTTEFMEKQIGTASGSLRPRVSYKNTLELGDWSDEDVTLLSMDMSFVNSALKAEGMRSVQGLLGADFLIASAAIIDYRSKWLFLKL